The Montipora capricornis isolate CH-2021 chromosome 3, ASM3666992v2, whole genome shotgun sequence genome window below encodes:
- the LOC138040691 gene encoding uncharacterized protein, translating to MGKVTYIALASLLAISVVAASDPVFQCLSDTTFDTFQCYKEAYSFSNSHRGGVLGRALRKLVINDLKSWNKNMPNTVRGKDCVVALKNFLKPLKAVIVSEKTQGHVCPGSGKKLNETLTDLQTLLKSSVQSIRLYAHRQHIPLTGLNVSVHQVNMTSMTDLAAQQLHSQSKHSAVTLRNFVVLDFLKKAVRDIRLSRTGCFNDKLKLLTACPARDD from the exons ATGG GAAAAGTAACATACATAGCACTGGCAAGTTTGCTTGCGATATCCGTGGTTGCGGCTAGCGATCCTGTGTTCCAGTGCCTTAGTGACACTACCTTTGATACATTTCAATGTTAC AAAGAGGCTTATAGCTTCAGCAATTCTCACCGTGGAGGAGTCTTGGGGAGAGCTTTGAGGAAACTTGTTATAAATGACTTAAAAAGCTGGAACAAAAACATG CCAAACACCGTGCGTGGTAAAGATTGTGTTGTTGCCTTGAAGAACTTTCTGAAACCACTCAAGGCAGTTATAGTTAGCGAAAAGACGCAAGGTCATGTTTGTCCTGGTTCTGGGAAAAAACTGAACGAAACACTGACTGATTTGCAAACATTGCTAAAATCCAGCGTCCAGAGTATCCGACTTTAT GCTCATCGCCAGCACATTCCTCTAACGGGTTTGAACGTTTCAGTGCATCAAGTTAATATGACCAGCATGACTGATTTGGCCGCTCAACAATTGCACAGCCAG AGTAAACACAGTGCAGTTACCCTTCGTAACTTCGTTGTTTTAGACTTCTTGAAAAAAGCTGTGAGAGATATTCGTTTGAGCCGCACTGGTTGCTTCAACGATAAACTCAAACTATTGACAGCATGCCCAGCTCGAGACGATTGA